A window from Betta splendens chromosome 1, fBetSpl5.4, whole genome shotgun sequence encodes these proteins:
- the LOC114848343 gene encoding recombining binding protein suppressor of hairless-like, which yields MAPVVTGKFGERPQPQRLTREAMRSYLKEKDDQTVLILHAKVAQKSYGNEKRFFCPPPCVYLMGGGWQKKLERLEREGCTEHEAQACAFIGIGNSEQEMQQLNLEGKHFCTAKTLYISDSDKRKHFMLSVKMLYGNGANIGVFLSRRIKVISKPSKKKQSLKNADLCIASGTKVALFNRLRSQTVSTRYLHVEGGNFHASSQQWGAFYIHLLDDEESEGEEFAVRDGYVHYGQTVKLVCSVTGMALPRLVIRKVDKQAALMDADDPVSQLHKCAFYLKDTDKMYLCLSQERIIQFQASPCTKEANRDIINDGASWTIISTDKAEYTFYEGMGPVSTPVTPVPVVESLQLNGGGDVAMLELTGQNFTPNLRVWFGDVEADTMYRCGESVLCVVPDISAFREGWRWVRQPVQVPVTLVRNDGIIYSTSLTFTYTPEPGPRPHCGAAGSILRSRSASSSSPASSSSPASASSLGGLADSQGPYISTDSGLATMAVLS from the exons ATGGCGCCCGTTGTTACGGG GAAGTTCGGTGAGcggcctcagcctcagcgttTGACCAG ggaGGCTATGAGGAGTTACTTGAAGGAGAAGGACGACCAGACGGTGCTCATTCTACACGCCAAAGTGGCCCAGAAGTCATACGGCAACGAAAAGAG GTTCTTCTGCCCCCCGCCGTGCGTGTACCTGATGGGCGGCGGCtggcagaagaagctggagcgGCTGGAGAGGGAGGGCTGCACGGAGCACGAGGCCCAGGCGTGCGCCTTCATCGGCATCGGCAACAGCGAGCAGGAGATGCAGCAGCTCAACCTGGAGGGGAAG CACTTTTGCACCGCCAAGACGCTGTACATCAGCGACTCGGACAAAAGGAAGCACTTCATGCTGTCGGTGAAGATGCTGTACGGCAACGGCGCCAACATCGGCGTCTTCCTCAGCAGGCGGATCAAGGTCATCTCCAAGCCCTCCAAGAAGAAGCAGTCGCTGAAGAATGCCGACC TGTGTATAGCCTCGGGGACGAAGGTGGCGCTGTTCAACCGCCTGCGCTCCCAAACGGTCAGCACCAGGTACCTTCACGTGGAGGGGGGGAACTTCCACGCCAGCTCCCAGCAGTGGGGGGCCTTCTACATCCACCTCT TGGACGATGAAGAGTCTGAGGGGGAGGAGTTTGCCGTGAGAGACGGCTACGTTCACTATGGTCAGACGGTCAAGCTGGTCTGCTCCGTtactgggatggcgctgcccaGACTG GTCATTCGCAAAGTGGACAAGCAGGCGGCGCTGATGGACGCAGACGACCCGGTGTCGCAGCTCCACAAGTGTGCCTTCTACCTGAAAGACACAGACAAGATGTACCTGTGCCTCTCCCAGGAGAGGATCATCCAGTTCCAA GCCTCACCGTGCACCAAAGAGGCCAACAGAGACATTATCAACGACGGAGCCTCCTGGACCATAATCAGCACTGACAAGGCGGAGTACACCTTCTACGAGGGGATGGGCCCCGTCTCCACCCCGGTCACGCCGGTCCCTGTGGTGGAGAGTCTGCAG TTAAACGGCGGAGGGGACGTGGCCATGCTGGAGCTGACGGGGCAAAACTTCACCCCCAACCTCCGGGTGTGGTTTGGCGACGTGGAGGCCGACACCATGTACAG GTGCGGCGAGAGCGTGCTGTGCGTGGTGCCGGACATCTCCGCCTTCAGAGAGGGATGGCGGTGGGTGCGGCAGCCGGTGCAGGTGCCCGTCACGCTGGTCCGCAACGACGGCATCATCTACTCCACCTCCCTCACCTTCACCTACACCCCCGAGCCGGGCCCGCGGCCGCACTGCGGCGCCGCCGGCAGCATCCTGCGCTCGCGCAGCGCGTCGTCGTCCTCGCCGGCGTCGTCGTCCTCGCCGGCGTCGGCGTCCTCGCTGGGCGGCCTCGCCGACAGCCAGGGGCCGTACATCAGCACTGACTCGGGCCTGGCGACCATGGCGGTGCTGTCGTAG
- the stim2a gene encoding stromal interaction molecule 2: MLPLSPLLLVVLPAAVLVAAHGAGDLRGFSSPGGSAGFDPDPCMLVSPPCMSEADRYSLDALRSIHEMMDDDQDGGIEVEESVEFIIEDMKQQQTNKHSNLHREDQHITVEELWRGWKSSEVHNWTQDEVLRWLKEFVELPQYERNFKDFRVNGNTLPRIAANEHSFLSGQLKVQDQRDKQKLNIKALDVVLFGPPTRMPHNYMKDLLLIVSVVMGVGGCWFAQAQSKASKIHIARMMKDLESLQRAEQSLIDLQEQLEQAQEEKRNVAEEKQNLEEKMRDEIMDAQEEAHRLHELRQGAASELSRLRYAEEELEQIRGALKQAEKEMQASWTASEALQQWLQLTHEVEVQYYNVKKQSAELQLAAAKEEAERIKKKRSSVLGTLHVAHSSSLDQVDHKILEAKNALAEVTACLRERLHRWQQIERLCGFPIIKNPGLANLTAQLYSESIAMGFPRMPQSSCLCHSSMHGSIDDLLEDSSSALLPQMPVQPMKRSPRTRGSNLCRSRRHGAINQPPVALISPDPDLLIPIRAPYHRFDEEEGIFLKTIKKQNSQEKYSDTDYVTSPSLSKIFPNSTIDSSHRKLYHDDIDFMSDSSITKPLTKEAELPVHKTSIEELEASVDVSCRKMAKDKLETYNPSLKMINRDTLIETTSRRIPRTGDLMDSNIYRERSDLSLDARKVFRNELDTSADVTPRKISREMMGTSTDSTSKKMLQDDVEHLFDSASRRIMRDSVGMSGDTVSRRLPWNKGECQLDSSVRALAMDKMVDTARTPPRKISRDELEYCSDTASLIMLHRETAQALMEASLENQEPGLDASANMKAMRDELEFQPGSLRRRIQRTPRDDFDSSTDNVMGRIPSDRVHTQMEMPKQSVQREELRASEPSVAPGQIEQPDLTMTSQVPWNVSSEPFTVGPLSQLVYDGILEKSCSSVAATSPKLSASTPAPPQSKPLTELEPPPLPPGNVLHETGDEKGKEKEKGKKSLKLKNLFKKKNDPSPEKLQGGL; this comes from the exons ATGCTGCCTCTCTCGCCGCTCTTGCTCGTCGTGCTCCCCGCCGCGGTGCTGGTGGCCGCGCACGGCGCAGGGGACCTCCGGGGCTTCAGCTCCCCCGGTGGGAGCGCAGGCTTTGACCCAG ACCCCTGCATGCTGGTTTCTCCTCCATGTATGAGCGAGGCTGATCGCTACAGCCTGGACGCCCTGCGGAGCATCCACGAGATGATGGACGACGACCAGGACGGGGGGATTGAGGTGGAAGAAAGCGTTGAG TTTATTATTGAagacatgaagcagcagcagaccaACAAGCACAGCAACCTGCACAGAGAAGACCAGCACATcacagtggaggagctgtggagggGCTGGAAGTCatctgaag TACATAATTGGACCCAGGATGAGGTGCTGCGCTGGCTGAAAGAGTTCGTGGAGCTGCCACAGTATGAGAGGAACTTTAAAGACTTTAGAGTCAACGGAAACACGCTCCCCAG GATTGCGGCTAACGAGCATTCGTTCCTGAGCGGGCAGCTGAAGGTGCAGGAccagagagacaaacagaagctcAACATCAAAGCGCTGGATGTGGTTCTGTTCGGACCGCCTACAC GCATGCCTCATAACTACATGAAGGACCTGCTCCTCATTGTATCTGTAGTGATGGGAGTTGGAGGCTGCTGGTTTGCCCAGGCCCAGAGTAAAGCCAGTAAAATCCACATCGCCAGGATGATGAAGGACTTGGAGAGTCTGCAGAGGGCCGAGCAGAGCCTCATAGATCTTCAAGAGCA ACTGGAGCAGGCCCAGGAGGAGAAGCGCAACGTCGCCGAGGAGAAGcagaacctggaggagaagatgagGGACGAGATCATGGACGCGCAGGAGGAGGCTCACCGGCTGCACGAGCTGCGTCAGGGAGCCGCGAGCGAGCTGAGCCGCCTCCGATacgcggaggaggagctggagcag ATCCGCGGGGCGCTGAAGCAGGCGGAGAAGGAGATGCAGGCCAGCTGGACGGCCTCGGAAGCGCtccagcagtggctgcagctgacGCACGAGGTCGAGGTCCAGTACTACAACGTCAAGAAGCAGAGTGCCGAGCTCCAGCTGGCCGCCGCCAAGGAGGAG GCGGAGAGGatcaagaagaagaggagctcTGTGCTGGGGACGCTCCACGTTgcccacagctcctccctggaccaggtTGACCACAAGATCCTGGAGGCGAA GAACGCCCTGGCTGAGGTGACGGCCTGCCTGCGGGAGCGCCTCCATCGCTGGCAGCAGATTGAGCGCCTCTGCGGCTTCCCCATCATCAAGAACCCGGGCCTAGCCAACCTCACGGCCCAGCTCTACTCAGAGTCCATCGCTATGGGGTTTCCCAGGATGCCCCAGTCGTCTTGTTTGTGCCACAGCTCGATGCATGGGTCCATAGACGATCTGTTAGAGGACTCTTCTTCTGCTCTATTGCCACAGATGCCAG TTCAACCAATGAAACGCTCCCCGCGAACACGGGGATCCAACCTATGCCGCTCACGGCGCCATGGTGCGATCAACCAGCCGCCAGTCGCTTTAATCTCGCCTGATCCCGATCTCCTGATTCCCATCCGGGCTCCCTACCATCGCTTcgacgaggaggaggggatCTTCCTGAAAACTATAAAGAAACA AAATTCCCAAGAGAAGTACTCAGACACAGATTATGTGACTTCACCTTCTCTCAGCAAAATATTCCCTAACTCAACTATAGACAGCTCCCATAGGAAGCTGTATCACGATGACATTGACTTTATGTCAGACAGCTCAATTACAAAGCCTTTGACAAAGGAAGCAGAGTTACCCGTTCATAAAACCTCCATAGAAGAACTTGAAGCCTCTGTAGATGTTTCCTGCAGGAAGATGGCAAAGGACAAATTGGAGACCTATAATCCATCTTTGAAGATGATCAACAGAGACACACTGATAGAGACGACATCAAGGAGGATACCCAGGACAGGGGATCTGATGGACAGTAATATATACAGGGAGAGAAGCGATTTGTCATTGGATGCAAGAAAGGTTTTTCGAAATGAGTTAGACACATCAGCTGATGTGACACCTAGAAAGATATCCAGAGAAATGATGGGGACGTCAACTGACAGCACCTCGAAAAAAATGTTGCAAGATGATGTTGAGCATCTGTTTGACTCCGCCTCCAGAAGAATCATGAGAGATTCAGTAGGAATGTCCGGAGACACGGTTTCTAGAAGACTTCCTTGGAATAAAGGCGAATGTCAGCTTGACTCCTCTGTGAGAGCTTTGGCAATGGACAAAATGGTTGATACTGCCCGAACACCACCGAGGAAGATATCCAGAGATGAGCTAGAGTATTGTTCAGACACAGCTTCTCTAATAATGCTACACAGAGAAACAGCCCAAGCGCTTATGGAGGCTTCTCTGGAAAACCAAGAGCCGGGTTTAGATGCATCTGCAAATATGAAGGCAATGAGGGATGAGCTTGAGTTTCAACCTGGTTCTCTGAGGAGGAGAATCCAAAGAACACCAAGAGATGATTTTGACAGTTCCACAGACAATGTTATGGGCAGAATCCCCTCTGACAGAGTCCATACGCAAATGGAAATGCCTAAACAATCAGTACAGAGGGAAGAGCTGAGAGCATCTGAACCAAGCGTGGCTCCAGGGCAAATCGAACAGCCCGACCTCACGATGACCTCCCAGGTGCCGTGGAATGTGTCCTCAGAACCCTTCACCGTGGGGCCTTTAAGCCAGCTCGTGTACGATGGAATCCTTGAGAAGTCCTGCAGCTCCGTGGCTGCGACCTCACCCAaactctctgcctccacaccGGCCCCGCCTCAGAGCAAGCCGCTAACGGAGCTGGAGccaccgccgctgccgccgggGAACGTCCTCCATGAGACCGGGGATGAGAAGGGCAAGGAAAAGGAGAAGGGCAAGAAAAGCTTGAAGCTgaaaaatctttttaaaaagaaaaatgatccAAGTCCAGAGAAACTTCAAGGTGGACTctaa
- the LOC114855216 gene encoding uncharacterized protein LOC114855216: MDRLCILCILFLGFNDIGQFQTYEPTLEFTVTPGNNVTLYCDCTRSSGVYIQWYRNCSHGNQPLLVLNTMFPNQGSSVLTIDDSFDFLNPLPRFHLVENQSSNSYDLMIVNITRSDEGLYYCGTVTGSEKYIRSSVTTRIKLCETHNQLNSQDCIKCWTLLYCLCPACAVFSSLLSALLVYHLSRKTVFGFDSDTAKRQHINEERPETRSHTRINEDEDVCYAALDVRQMSQKSRKRTQSSEFGIYSDINTSRM, translated from the exons ATGGATAGGCTGTGTATTCTTTGCATACTTTTCTTAG GATTTAATGATATCGGTCAATTTCAAACCTATGAACCAACACTGGAGTTCACAGTTACACCTGGAAACAACGTCACTCTCTACTGTGACTGTACGAGATCCAGTGGAGTATACATTCAGTGGTACAGGAACTGTTCTCATGGAAATCAGCCTTTGTTGGTTCTGAACACAATGTTCCCAAATCAGGGATCATCAGTGTTGACCATAGATGACAGCTTTGACTTTTTGAATCCTCTCCCTCGCTTTCATTTGGTGGAAAACCAGTCCTCTAACTCCTATGATCTGATGATTGTAAACATCACGCGTTCTGACGAGGGATTGTATTACTGTGGAACCGTAACAGGATCTGAAAAATACATTCGCAGCAGTGTTACAACTAGGATCAAGCTAT gtgAAACCCATAACCAACTCAATTCACAAGACTGCATTAAGTGCTGGACATTGTTGTACTGCCTTTGTCCAGCTTGTGCAgttttctcctcccttctctccgCGCTTCTGGTTTATCACCTCAGTAGGAAAACAG TATTTGGGTTTGATAGTGACACCGCTAAAAGACAGCACATTAATGAGGAAAGGCCTGAAACAAGAAGTCACACAAGGATAAATGAG GATGAAGATGTGTGTTATGCAGCACTGGACGTCCGTCAGATGTCACAAAAATCAAGGAAGAGAACTCAGAGTTCAGAATTCGGTATTTATTCTGACATCAACACCAGCAGGATGTGA
- the LOC114855200 gene encoding uncharacterized protein LOC114855200 isoform X1: MLIKAKLNNEQKYIKISEPNLAEFLNSAFMKFSMPPVTDGVKVFDETGTEVDAEVFEEVAQQPNAGVFTIRFDTDSEGTLSAACQQDSNASQPDPASLELSVCSSEGTVILELESCNSDDTIILDKNSPSRKRQRENDNAKHVVESTLAKKPGGDRIIKEYNRTKGLTDSSRRQMVNILAADMTETYGTAPPRHIREMYAQGIVEMFPYLMDPYSKKGYEHFYDGESGTGYLAWRLKTIQRRSSSAESRGPSHLLAGGGPTAKREALFNPEVILSEEQCKEAMSLMKYCSDEATIKEKMKVTFERRRNMVLDKEKSSFVLDEFPRFKDVEGLIAQDFHLQFGHDVAARLLERWPTTFKQKVIQQSKTLPSSADLEVLIQCAEATSEEVDMDDILVSGWDSDLSSIILLLHLIPPSAQGRKRPGRVSASQAEKHLVVFKKSGTSIEEHVDSINTSKQPYLLALGTKRSTIHKFVIILDKQVIPCKSTTSLGAFDELFKAHFVFGTTYNQMLHNMYTFIQTTIFQIDIGKVRESPRVAEIRARLLH, translated from the exons ATGTTGATCAAAGCAAAACTGAACAATGAGCAGAAATACATCAAGATCAGTGAGCCAAACTTGGCCGAGTTCTTGAATTCTG CCTTCATGAAGTTTTCGATGCCACCCGTCACAGACGGTGTTAAAGTCTTTGATGAGACTGGAACAGAAGTGGATGCAGAAGTGTTTGAGGAAGTAGCACAGCAACCCAACGCTGGTGTATTTACGATTAGATTCGATACTg ATTCTGAGGGAACACTTTCCGCTGCTTGCCAGCAGGATTCAAATGCATCTCAGCCTGATCCAGCTTCACTGGAACTTTCAGTCTGTAGTTCTGAAGGTACAGTAATTTTGGAACTTGAATCCTGCAACTCTGATGACACAATCATCCTGGATAAGAACAGCCCTTCCAGAAAACGCCAGAGAGAGAATGACAATGCCAAACAT GTAGTTGAATCTACATTGGCAAAGAAACCTGGTGGAGATCGCATTATTAAAGAATACAACCGAACAAAAGGGCTTACTGACTCTTCACGGCGTCAGATGGTTAATATCCTTGCTGCAGACATGACTGAAACCTATGG GACAGCACCGCCCCGGCATATAAGGGAGATGTATGCTCAAGGCATTGTTGAGATGTTCCCTTATCTCATGGATCCCTATTCTAAAAAAGGATAT gaACATTTTTATGACGGTGAAAGTGGGACTGGCTATCTTGCATGGAGGCTCAAAACCATTcagaggaggagttcttcagcagaaagcagagggcCATCACATCTGCTGGCTGGTGGTGGGCCGACAGCTAAAAGAGAGGCTTTGTTTAACCCTGAGGTGATCTTAAGTGAAGAGCAATGCAAGGAGGCCATGTCTTTAATGAAATACTGTTCTGATGAAGCCACTATCAAGGAGAAGATGAAAGTTACATTTGAGCGTCGCCGCAACATGGTTTTGGACAAGGAAAAATCTTCATTCGTCTTGGATGAATTTCCACGCTTTAAAGATGTTGAAGGCTTG ATTGCGCAAGATTTCCACCTTCAGTTTGGACACGATGTAGCTGCCAGGCTTTTGGAAAG GTGGCCTACAACATTCAAGCAAAAGGTTATTCAGCAGAGCAAGACTCTGCCCTCCTCAGCCGACCTTGAAGTGCTGATCCAGTGTGCAGAAGCCACCTCAGAGGAAGTGGACATGGATGACATTCTTGTCTCTG GATGGGACAGTGATCTCTCCTCAAttatcctcctccttcacctgatTCCTCCTTCCGCCCAAGGCCGTAAAAGACCAGGCAGAGTGTCGGCATCCCAAGCGGAGAAGCATCTTGTTGTGTTCAAGAAG AGTGGAACAAGTATCGAAGAACACGTGGATTCTATCAACACTAGTAAGCAGCCCTATCTACTTGCTCTCGGCACGAAGAGGAGCACCATCCACAAGTTCGTCATCATTCTGGACAAGCAGGTTATACCGTGCAAATCAACAACCTCTCTTGGGGCGTTTGATGAGTTGTTCAAAGCACACTTTGTGTTTGGCACTACGTATAATCAGATGCTGCACAACATGTACACCTTCATACAGACGACCATCTTCCAAATAGATATTGGCAAAGTTCGTGAGAGCCCACGTGTGGCAGAGATTAGGGCAAGGCTGTTACACTAG
- the LOC114855200 gene encoding uncharacterized protein LOC114855200 isoform X2, which yields MLIKAKLNNEQKYIKISEPNLAEFLNSAFMKFSMPPVTDGVKVFDETGTEVDAEVFEEVAQQPNAGVFTIRFDTDSEGTLSAACQQDSNASQPDPASLELSVCSSEGTVILELESCNSDDTIILDKNSPSRKRQRENDNAKHVVESTLAKKPGGDRIIKEYNRTKGLTDSSRRQMVNILAADMTETYGTAPPRHIREMYAQGIVEMFPYLMDPYSKKGYEHFYDGESGTGYLAWRLKTIQRRSSSAESRGPSHLLAGGGPTAKREALFNPEVILSEEQCKEAMSLMKYCSDEATIKEKMKVTFERRRNMVLDKEKSSFVLDEFPRFKDVEGLIAQDFHLQFGHDVAARLLERWPTTFKQKVIQQSKTLPSSADLEVLIQCAEATSEEVDMDDILVSGWDSDLSSIILLLHLIPPSAQGRKRPGRVSASQAEKHLVVFKKDAFLYILRVEQVSKNTWILSTLVSSPIYLLSARRGAPSTSSSSFWTSRLYRANQQPLLGRLMSCSKHTLCLALRIIRCCTTCTPSYRRPSSK from the exons ATGTTGATCAAAGCAAAACTGAACAATGAGCAGAAATACATCAAGATCAGTGAGCCAAACTTGGCCGAGTTCTTGAATTCTG CCTTCATGAAGTTTTCGATGCCACCCGTCACAGACGGTGTTAAAGTCTTTGATGAGACTGGAACAGAAGTGGATGCAGAAGTGTTTGAGGAAGTAGCACAGCAACCCAACGCTGGTGTATTTACGATTAGATTCGATACTg ATTCTGAGGGAACACTTTCCGCTGCTTGCCAGCAGGATTCAAATGCATCTCAGCCTGATCCAGCTTCACTGGAACTTTCAGTCTGTAGTTCTGAAGGTACAGTAATTTTGGAACTTGAATCCTGCAACTCTGATGACACAATCATCCTGGATAAGAACAGCCCTTCCAGAAAACGCCAGAGAGAGAATGACAATGCCAAACAT GTAGTTGAATCTACATTGGCAAAGAAACCTGGTGGAGATCGCATTATTAAAGAATACAACCGAACAAAAGGGCTTACTGACTCTTCACGGCGTCAGATGGTTAATATCCTTGCTGCAGACATGACTGAAACCTATGG GACAGCACCGCCCCGGCATATAAGGGAGATGTATGCTCAAGGCATTGTTGAGATGTTCCCTTATCTCATGGATCCCTATTCTAAAAAAGGATAT gaACATTTTTATGACGGTGAAAGTGGGACTGGCTATCTTGCATGGAGGCTCAAAACCATTcagaggaggagttcttcagcagaaagcagagggcCATCACATCTGCTGGCTGGTGGTGGGCCGACAGCTAAAAGAGAGGCTTTGTTTAACCCTGAGGTGATCTTAAGTGAAGAGCAATGCAAGGAGGCCATGTCTTTAATGAAATACTGTTCTGATGAAGCCACTATCAAGGAGAAGATGAAAGTTACATTTGAGCGTCGCCGCAACATGGTTTTGGACAAGGAAAAATCTTCATTCGTCTTGGATGAATTTCCACGCTTTAAAGATGTTGAAGGCTTG ATTGCGCAAGATTTCCACCTTCAGTTTGGACACGATGTAGCTGCCAGGCTTTTGGAAAG GTGGCCTACAACATTCAAGCAAAAGGTTATTCAGCAGAGCAAGACTCTGCCCTCCTCAGCCGACCTTGAAGTGCTGATCCAGTGTGCAGAAGCCACCTCAGAGGAAGTGGACATGGATGACATTCTTGTCTCTG GATGGGACAGTGATCTCTCCTCAAttatcctcctccttcacctgatTCCTCCTTCCGCCCAAGGCCGTAAAAGACCAGGCAGAGTGTCGGCATCCCAAGCGGAGAAGCATCTTGTTGTGTTCAAGAAG gatGCCTTTTTGTACATCCTTAGAGTGGAACAAGTATCGAAGAACACGTGGATTCTATCAACACTAGTAAGCAGCCCTATCTACTTGCTCTCGGCACGAAGAGGAGCACCATCCACAAGTTCGTCATCATTCTGGACAAGCAGGTTATACCGTGCAAATCAACAACCTCTCTTGGGGCGTTTGATGAGTTGTTCAAAGCACACTTTGTGTTTGGCACTACGTATAATCAGATGCTGCACAACATGTACACCTTCATACAGACGACCATCTTCCAAATAG